The Mycolicibacterium mucogenicum DSM 44124 genomic sequence GGACTGGCCCCCGATGGCCGGTGCAAGGCGTTCGCGGGCGCCGCGGACGGAACAGCGTGGGGTGAGGGCGCCGGAGTGCTTGCGCTGGAGCGGTTGTCGGATGCCCAGCGGTTGGGACATCCGGTGCTGGCCGTGGTGCGCGGCAGTGCCGTGAACCAGGACGGCGCCTCCAACGGGCTGACCGCACCCAACGGGCCGTCACAGCAGCGGGTGATCCGGGCCGCCCTGGCCAGCGCGGGGTTGACGGCGGCCGACGTGGATGTCGTCGAGGGTCACGGGACCGGCACCACGTTGGGGGATCCCATTGAGGCGCAAGCACTTCTGGCTGCCTATGGGCAGGACCGCCCGGCGGAGCGGCCGTTGTGGGTGGGCTCGATCAAATCGAACATGGGTCATACCCAGGCCGCCGCCGGCGTGGCCGGGGTGATCAAGATGGTGCAGGCCATGCGCCACGGCGTAATGCCGGCGACGCTGCACGTCGACGTCCCTTCCCCTCGCGTCAACTGGGACCGCGGCGCCGTATCGGTGCTGACCGAGGCCCGGCCCTGGCCACTCGACGGGCGCCCCCGCCGGGCCGGCGTCTCGTCGTTCGGCATCAGCGGCACCAACGCGCACGTGATCTTGGAGCAGGGTCCGACCGCCGAGCCGGAAAGCCCTGGGCCGACGAACCCGAGCGGGCCACTCCCGTGGGTCATTTCGGCCAAATCGGCCGAGGCGCTCAGCGCGCAGGCCGACCGCTTGTCGGCACATCTGCGCGCCCATCCGCAGCTCGAACCCGTCGACGTGGGGTACTCGCTGGCCCGACGTTCGACGTTCGAGCATCGCGCGGTGGTACTGGGTGCCGATCGTGCGGCGCTCACGGCGGGATTGGCCGCGTTGGCCGCCGGGGAACCGGATGCGGCGGTCGTGGCGGGCCGCGCCGGCGCGGTGGGCAAGTCGGTGGTCGTGTTTCCGGGGCAGGGCTCGCAGTGCCTCGGCATGGGCCGGCAACTGTACGACCAACTACCGCTGTACGCCAAGACTTTTGACGCCGTGGCCGACGAGCTGGACCGGCATCTGCGGCTGCCGCTGCGCGAGGTGCTCTGGGGCTCCGACAGCGGTCTGCTCGACAGCACCGAATTCGCGCAGCCCGCGCTGTTCGCGGTGGAGGTGTCGTTGTTCGCGGTGCTACGGAGCTGGGGCGTCGCTCCCGACTTCGTGCTGGGCCATTCGGTCGGCGAGTTCTCTGCGGCGTACGTCGCGGGGGTACTCACGCTGCCCGACGCCGCATTGTTGATCGCCGCGAGGGGACGCCTGATGCAGGCGCTCCCACCGGGCGGTGCGATGACGGCGGTGAGCGCCGGGGAACACACGGTGGCACCGCTGTTGGCCGACGGCGCGGTCATCGCGGCGATCAATGCGCCTGAGTCGGTGGTGATCTCGGGTCCGCAAGGCGCCGTCAACGCGACCGCAGATCGACTGGCCGGGCAAGGCCACCGGGTGCACCCACTCGCGGTTTCGCATGCCTTCCACTCGCCGTTGATGGAGCCGATGCTCGACGAGTTCGCGCGGATCGCCGCGCGAGTCGAACCGCGCCGGCCACAGATTCCGCTGATCTCGAATGTGACGGCCCAATCAGTCGGTGCAGACGGCGATTTCGGCTCGGCGAGGTACTGGGTGGAGCACATCCGCAAACCGGTGCATTTCGCCGATGGCATCCGGAACCTGCAGCCCCACGGCGCGACGCACTTCATCGAGGTCGGTCCAGGCAGCGGGCTGACGGCCGCCGTCGAACAGTCGGTGTCACCGGCCGAACCCGTCACGGTGTCGCTGCTCGGCAAGGGCCGGCCGGAGACGACGGCACTGCTGCACGGCGCCGCCCGGTTGTTCACCACCGGCATGCCCATAGCGTGGCCGGCACTGTTCGACGGCTCGGGTGGACGCCGGATCGAGTTGCCCACGTACGCATTTCAGCGGCGTCGCTTCTGGACGATGCCGACCGCAGCCGGGCCCGCCGGCACAGCTGCGCTGGGCCTCGACGCGGCACACCACCCGTTGTTGAGCGCGGTGCTCGAGCGGCCCGATTCTGGCGGGGTGGTCTTGACCGGGCGCTTGTCCTTGGCGGAGCAACCATGGTTGGCCGATCACCTGATCGGCGGCGTGGTGCTGTTCCCTGGCACGGGATTTGTGGAACTGGCCCTCCGGGCCGGCGACGAGGTGGGCTGCGGAACCATCGAGGAGCTGGTGCTGGCTGCGCCCCTCGTCCTGGACGAGGACGCCGCGACGCAACTTCAGGTGGTGGTGAGTGCTGCCACGGAGTCGGGCAGCCGGGCGGTCTCGGTGTACGCACGTCGCGACGAATCCGATGCGGAGTGGTCACTGCACGCCGAGGGCACCCTGACCGCGCGTCCTGTGGAACATTCGGCAGACCTGACAGCGTGGCCGCCGCCCGGTGCTGTCCCCGTGGATGTTTCGGACGGCTACGCGCGGCTCGCCGAGCGCGGCTACGAATACGGGCCGGCGTTCCACGGCCTCGTCGCGCTCTGGCGGCGCGGCCCGGAGCTCTTCGCCGAGGTCGCCGCACCCGATGAGGCGGGCGTGGTCGACACGATGGGCATCCATCCGGCAGTGCTGGATGCCGTGCTGCATGCCGCGGGACTTGCCATCGACACCGCCCAGAGGATGTTGCCGTTCTGCTGGCGCGGCGTGACGCTGCATTCCGGCGGCGCCGGGCGGGTGCGAGCCCGCATCACCGTACTGGGCGACGACGAACTGTCCGTGGAGGTTGCCGACGATGCCGGTTCGCCGGTGCTGACGGCGCGCTCACTCACCACCCGCCCGATCACCGCCGACCAACTCCCCGCCGCCGCCGACGGACCACTCGAAGTGATCTGGACGCCAATATCGTTGAGCCCCAAGGTCGATCCCACGGACCGCGACCGGGTGATCGTGTGGGAGTGCCCAGCCGCCGACGACGATGTGGTGGGCTCGGTGCATGCCGCCACCCGTGCCGCACTCGAGGTGCTGCAACATTGGTTGGCCGACGAGCGGGCAGGCACGTTGGTGGTGTCGACCCGTGGTGCGGTGGGGCCGGCCGGCGAGGACGTCAGCGATCTGGCGGCCGCGGCCGTGTGGGGTCTGGTGCGCTCGGCACAGGCCGAAAACCCCGGCCGGATCGTGCTTCTCGACACCGACGGCAGCGCGGACCCGACGGAACTGGTCGCCGCCGGCGAACCCCAACTCGTGGTGCGGTCCGGCAAGGTGCACGCCGCCCGATTGGCCGCGGCCCCAGCACTTTTGGCGCCACTGGACGGTGCGTGGCGGTTGACCGTCGGCGGTGACGGCACGCTGGAGAATCTCGCCATCCGGGCCTGCCCCGAGGTGGAAGCGCCGCTGCAACCCGGCCAGGTGCGGGTGGCGGTGGCGGCGGTCGGGGTCAATTTCCGCGATGTGATGGCGGCGTTGGGCATGTATCCCGGCCAGTCCCCCGTGCTGGGCGCCGAGGGCGCCGGCGTGGTGGTGGAGACCGGTCCGGGCGTCTCGGGCGTCGCGGTCGGTAATGCCGTGATCGGACTGACGGCCGGCACGGGCCCGGTGGCCGTGGTCGATCACCAGCTGCTCACCACGGTGCCGGCGGGCTGGTCACTCGAGGAGGCTGCCGGGGTCTCAGTGGCATTCCTGACGGCGCTGTACGGGTTGGTGGATTTGGCCGGCATCTCTGCCGGGGAATCGGTGCTTGTGCACGCGGGTACCGGCGGGGTGGGCATGGCGGCGGTGCAGCTGGCTCGGCACTTCGGGGCGGACGTCTTCGTCACCGCCAGCCCCGGCAAGTGGAGCACGTTGCGCGCCATGGGTTTTGACGACGATCACATCGGCGATTCCCGGACCCTCGATTTCGAGGAGAAGTTCCTGGCGGTGACCGGGGGCCGCGGAGTCGACATCGTGCTCGACTCGCTGGCCGGTGAATTCGTGGATGCGTCGCTCCGATTGCTGGTCCGCGGTGGACGATTCATCGAGATGGGCAAGACCGACATCCGCGATGCCGAGGCGGTCGCCGCGCAGTATGCCGGTGTCCGGTACCAGGCGTTCGACCTCTCCGAGGCCGAACCGCAACGGATGCAGGCGATGCTGTGCGAATTGACCAAGCTCTTCGAAACGGAGCGGCTGCGACCCCTTCCCGTCACCACCTGGGACGTGCGCTGCGCACCGGAGGCCTACCGGTTCATCAGTCAGGCGCGCCATATCGGCAAGGTGGTGCTGACGATGCCGACGGCGCTGGCCGGCCGGCTCGCCGAGGGCACGGTGCTGATCACCGGCGCGACCGGAATGGTCGGCGCGCATCTGGCCCGGCATCTGGTCGGCGCCTACGGCGTCCGGCACCTGGTGCTGGCCAGCCGGCGTGGGGATCGCGCCGAGGGCGCCGCCGCGCTGGCCGCCGAATTGGAAAGTGCCGGCGCGCAGGTGGATTTGGTGGCCTGCGACGTCGCCGATCCGGCCGCGGTCGCCGCGATGGTGACGCAGTGCGGCCCAACATTGCGCGGAGTGGTTCACGCCGCGGGCGTCCTCGACGATGCGGTGATCGCCTCGCTGACCCCCGACCGGCTGGATGCGGTGTTGCGAGCCAAGGTGGACGCGGTCTGGAATCTGCACGAGGCCACCCGCCATCTGAATCTGGCGATGTTCGTGTTGTGTTCGTCGATCGCCGCCACGGTGGGCGCACCGGGGCAGGGCAATTACGCCGCCGCGAACGCGTTCCTGGACGGCTTTGCCGCCCATCGGAGAGCCCTGGGATTGCCCGGCACGTCGCTCGTGTGGGGATTGTGGGAACAGTCCGGTGGGATGACGGCCCACCTGAGCGACCGCGATCTGGCCCGGATCAGCAGCAGCGGGCTGGCGCCGATGACACCCGCACAGGCACTGCGGCTGTTCGACGACGCGCTGACGCACCAGCAACCTGTGATGGTGGCCGCCCGCCTGGACCGGGCAGCGCTGAACACCAAGGCCCGCAACGGAACTCTGCCGGCGTTGTTCAGCGGGCTGGTCCGCAGTCCCCGGCGGCGTCTCGCCAACGACGCCGGCGATGCCAACGGGTCGAAGTCAGCGCTGACGCAGCGTCTCAACGGCTTACCGCGCGACGAACAGCGCGCGCTCCTGACCGACATGGTGTGCGCGCAAGCGGCAGCGGTTCTCGGCCACCCCACGCCCGACGACCTCGACCGCGAGGCCACGTTCGAGGACCTGGGCTTCGACTCACTCACCGCCGTCGAACTACGCAACCGCCTCAAGACCGTGACGGGCCTGGCCCTGCCGCCGACTCTGATCTTCGACCATCCCAGCCCCAGCGCCCTCGCCACACACCTGGCCGGATCGCTCACCGACACCGATACTCCCGCGGCAGTGACGCACGTCGACGAGCCTGCCGGTCTGCCGGTGGACGACCGGCTCGCCTACCTGGACCAGGCCGCGTTCCTCGCGCTGCGCGCGAGCCACGGCACGGTGCTGCAGATGACCTGGATCTACGACCGGGCCGTCGACGTCGCCGCGTTGCGGCGGTTTCACCACAACCTCGACCATGGGTTGCTGGGGCGCCGGATCGAGCGGGCGGCAGTGCCGTTCGCGCGTGATCGCTGGGTCCGGTCTCCCGCGGCGCCCGACATCGACTTCGCCGCCGCGCCACGGCCGCGCGCCGAGGTGAGCGCATGGTCCGACGAACGCGCAAGGCTGCCGCTCGATCCCGAGCGGGGACCCGGCTGGCACCTCGGGGTCCTCCCGCTCGACGGCGGCGCGACGGCGGTCAGCCTCGTGGCGTCGCATCTGATCGTCGATGCCATCGCCTTCGGGCAGGCGGTCGCCGACGCCGTCGAGGGCAGGACGCACGACCTCGGTTATCTGCCTCCGGCAGCACGGCCCCGCGGTCGCGCGCTGCGCGACGATCTGCGGCAGACGGTCAAGGACCTGCCCGACATGGCGCACGCCGTGGCCGCGGTGGCGCGGCTGGCCCGGCGCGAAAGCACAGAGCTCCGGCCGCCGACGACGACAACGTCACCAAACAAGGCCGGCAGCAACCAGAAGGTCGACGTGCCCGGCCTCACCGCGCAGATCGACCTGGACGCCTGGGATGCCCGCGCGAAAAGCCTTGGCGGCGGCAGCAACTCGCTCATCGCCGGCATCGCGTGCCGGCTCGCGGTGGCGACCGGGCGCGTTCAGGAGGACGGGACGGTCACCCTGCGCTTCGTGCTGTCGCGGCGGACCGAGGGCGATACCCGCGCCAATGCGCTGACGAGTGCCGACGTCGTGGTCGACCCCACGCACGTGGCGAAGGACCTCGCGGACATCCGCGCCAGGATCACGCGAGCCACCCTCGAGACCATCGAGAACCCTGACGACGAGGCCCTGGCGCCGACGGCCCTGGCGGCGATCACGCCGAAGTGGGCGGTCCGGAAGTTCGGCGCGATGGCAGCAGGCGGCGCCGTCGTGCCCGTCACATGCTCCAACGTCGGCGACGTGCCGGCGGCGGTGTGCCGGCCCGACGGCACCGAGGCCGCCTACCTGTCGATGCGATCGGTCGAGCCCGACATCACGAGGGGCTTGCTCGAGGCCATGGGCGGGCAGATGTTCCTGTCGTCAGGGCGCGCCGGCGGGAAGATGTCGATCAGGATTTCCGCCTATCTCCCGGGCCGGCTCAATACCCGGGAAGCGTTGCGCGACAATGTGTCACGAGTCCTCGCCGAATTCGATCTGGATGCGCAGATCGACTACTGACCGCCTGCCGCGGCCTGTTCCCGGGCAGCACGGGCCACCGGCGAGTACTCCAGGTAGTCCAGTGCCATCTGTGTCGACGCTTCCGCGTTCGGGTGATAGCCGGGCCGGATGTAGCGGAACGGCACCGTCACCATGAGCAGCCAGGGACCCGGCACCCGGTACTCCCGTGAGGCGCGCAACCAATCGCGGAACCGCGGCTTGGCGGAAATGGTCGGGTCCGCGTTCATGAGGTACCGCATGCCTCGGTACCACGTGAGCAGGAAGCCGGGCGCGGTGAGCAGCATGGTGACTGCCCGCATGACGTAGTTGCCGCACAGATGCTGGTAGATGTCGAACACCAGCGCGCGGTGTTCGATCTCCTCGGCCCCGTGCCAGCGCAGCAGGTCCAGCATGGTCGGATCGGCGCCGGCGTAGTCGAGGCCGCGGTTCTGGATCGTCCACTGCCCCAGCGCGGCGTTGAACGGTTCCAGGGCGGCGGCCACCGCCAGGCGCTGGTACAGCGCCCACCGCTGCACCACCCGCGGCAATCGCGACTGTTTGGCAGCCGCCTTGTCGCCCACCGCGGGCAGTTCGGTGGACATCGTGCCGGTGAAGGGCGCGGTGTCGATGTCCTGTTCCACCAGATGCTGCAGCACCATCTGGTGCGCCTGGGCGTGCCAGGCCTCCTGCTGCACGAACGGCTTGATGGCGGCTTTCATCTCCGGGTCGTCGACGAGCGGTTCCGCCTCGTTGACGACCTGGATGAACCAGCGCTCACCGGCCGGCAGCATCAGATGCAGCACGTTCAGCATGTGGGTGGAAAACGGATCGCCGGGAACCCAGTGCAGCGGCGTGTCCGACCAGTCGAACCGGACCTTTCGGCGGTGGGTCGGATATCCGTCGTGGTGGACCTCGTGATCAGCCATGCCCACTCTTTTCCCAGTTGGAGGCGGTTCAACCCTACGCCAACAACCCCGCACCCTGCGCGATGAACGCCAGGCCGACGAGCGTCACGATCGCCACCACGATCTGCTGCCGGTAGCCGCCGACCCAGTCGTGCACTTTCCGCAGTGCCGCTTGGGTTTTCGCCGGTGCGACGACGTTGCAGAGCAGCACCACCTCGACGACGGCGAGGCTCACCACGATGAACACGAGCGCGACGCCGATCTGCGTACCGATGGCGGCGCCCGACGCCAGGATCGTGGTCAGGGCGAACAGCACGAGCGACGGGTTCGGGCCGGCCCAGAAGCCGATCACCGCCGCGACCCACAGCGCCCCGCTCTCCCAGGCCCGCTGCGCACGCCCCAGCAATCCGCCCCGCGGCGGCGCGTCCGGGTCCCGGTGCAACAACTTCGAGATGGGTGAGACGTCGTCGCCCGGCGTGCGCCGGCGCGTCACCATCCGCACCGCCGTCACCGCCGCGATGACCAGAAGCAGCACGCCAACGGCCACCTGGAGAAGCCGCATCGTCGCGCTCGCGGTGGTCCGCGGATTGGCCAGATCGTGCACCCACGCCAGGTCGGTGTAATGCAACGCCAGCAGCGGAAGCATCAGCAGCATGACGCTCGCGGTCACGCAGCCGACCCAGTACACCAGCAGGTTCTGCGCCGGGCGCGGCCGGGAGATCAGCAACAGGTTGACGCCGAGGCGCACCGGATCGAACGCGATCGGCAGTGCCAGCACCGCCACAGAACCCCACATTGCCGCCAACTTACCGGGCGCGGCGGAGTGTCAGCTGGGCCGCAGCACCGGGATGAGCGCGTCGATCACCGAGCTGTCCTCGATGGTGGACGGGACGACGTAGTCGGTGCCTTCGGCGATCTGCCGCATGGTCTTTCGCAGGATCTTCCCCGAGCGGGTCTTGGGCAGCGCGCCCACGACCGTCACGTCACGGAAGGTGGCGACGGCGCCGATCTGGTCGCGCACCATCGCCGCGAGTTCCTGTTGCAGTACCCCGCCGTCGATGTCCGCCCCGGCCTTGAGCACGACATAGCCGCTCGGCCGCTGGCCCTTGAGATCGTCGTGGATGCCGATGACGGCGCACTCCGCGACAGCCCGGTGGCCGGCGATGACGGCTTCGATGCTTCCTGTCGAAAGCCGGTGCCCCGCAACGTTGATGACGTCGTCGGTGCGGCCCAGCACC encodes the following:
- a CDS encoding metal-dependent hydrolase, with protein sequence MADHEVHHDGYPTHRRKVRFDWSDTPLHWVPGDPFSTHMLNVLHLMLPAGERWFIQVVNEAEPLVDDPEMKAAIKPFVQQEAWHAQAHQMVLQHLVEQDIDTAPFTGTMSTELPAVGDKAAAKQSRLPRVVQRWALYQRLAVAAALEPFNAALGQWTIQNRGLDYAGADPTMLDLLRWHGAEEIEHRALVFDIYQHLCGNYVMRAVTMLLTAPGFLLTWYRGMRYLMNADPTISAKPRFRDWLRASREYRVPGPWLLMVTVPFRYIRPGYHPNAEASTQMALDYLEYSPVARAAREQAAAGGQ
- a CDS encoding GAP family protein, translated to MWGSVAVLALPIAFDPVRLGVNLLLISRPRPAQNLLVYWVGCVTASVMLLMLPLLALHYTDLAWVHDLANPRTTASATMRLLQVAVGVLLLVIAAVTAVRMVTRRRTPGDDVSPISKLLHRDPDAPPRGGLLGRAQRAWESGALWVAAVIGFWAGPNPSLVLFALTTILASGAAIGTQIGVALVFIVVSLAVVEVVLLCNVVAPAKTQAALRKVHDWVGGYRQQIVVAIVTLVGLAFIAQGAGLLA